Within the Flavobacterium sp. 9R genome, the region TTCATATTGGCATTTACAGGTTCGCCTGACCAAAGAGTAATATCATTCAAATAAATCTTATCTGAAAGGACGCCTCCAAAAACGGTAGCCCCAATTTTTCCGTTACCTAAAACCAAACTTTCCTCAAAAAATTCTGCAGGTTGGTTGTACCACAAAATGTGATTGGACTGGGCTTGGCCTTTTTCAAAAAAAGAAAAAATAATAAAAATGATGTAGGTGTATTTCATAAAGAAATATTTTTATCTGAATTTATGCTGATGCGGGTCATCCAAATATAACGTTGAGACGGGTTAAAACCCGTCTGTTGCGTTATGGATTTATTTTATATTTTTCATTGGCAGTAATCAATTCCCAATTATCAGTTCGGAATGGGGAAGCTGGAAATTTTTCTTTATTGAAAAGATTGACTTCGGTGTCATCGTCTGCCCAACCGTAACGAACTGCAACAGGATTTAGCACCTCATCGGTAGACACCATAATTTTATTGTCTTTAATAAAAGCTTTGGCTGAATAAAAAACTTTGTCGGCACCCGCAATTTCAAATCCTTTTAGTGGAACGTTGTTTGGTGTTGCAAGTCCACCACCAATAGCATCGAAAGTTAAAACAATCTGATTCCCTTTTATTTGCTGTGCTTTATAAATTGGACCTCCAAAAACTCCTTTTTGACCATACAAATTATTCAAAGCAATAGCTGCTAGACGCAAACCAACGTCTTTTTTATTGGTTGGATGAATGTCTTTCGCATTACCTATATCAGTAGTAACCGCCATTCCTGTATTTTTAATGTGTAAGGTTTCGGATTGAGCTTCGCGCAATTCTGCCCATCTACTTCCTTTGTTACTGTTGCCGCCAAACTCATCAAAAGTGGACAGTTGTACATAATAAAACGGAAAATCACCTTGTCCCCATTGGGTTCGCCAATCCTGAATCAGTAAAGGGAACGCTTTTTTATATTGATGAGCTCTCCAAACATTGGCTTCGCCCTGATACCAAAGTACCCCTTGAAAAGCATACGGAATTAATGGGTTGACCATCGCATTGTATAATAACGAGGGGAAAGAATTGGGTGAAATGGCAATTTTTACTTGAACGACATTAAACTTCCAAGCGCCGTCGATTTTAATTTCAGAATCATTGAAAGTTAACTTTAAATCAGAGGCATCACCGTAAATTCCACCACCACCTGTATAATCGGTAATTCGCACTGCAATCACATTTATGCCTTCTTTTAAAACTCCAGAAGGAATCGAATACTTTCTTGGAGCATCCCAGAGTTTATTGGTTCCAACCTGAACCCCATTGACATAGGTTACATCTTCGTCATCTATTTTGGACAAGTGTAAAACAGCTCCTTGTTGGGCTTGCTGTGCTGTTAGCACAATGGATTTTCGCATCCAAACTACACCATCAATATTGCCAATTTGTTGATTTTCCCATAATGAAGGAATTTTAATTTCTGGCCATTTGGAATCATTGAAATCTGATGTCTTAAATTGATTTTCATTATTCAAAGACACCTCAAAACCTTGAACTTTTTGAATATTGTCTAAAAGAGATTTCTTGTAGGTTTCAAAAACAGCGTCCATATTAACTTGGGGTATATGGTCAACACTGTTTTTAAATTCGTTGTTGTTGG harbors:
- a CDS encoding sialate O-acetylesterase is translated as MKKYIFFLFFIAGIAVNANVRMPLIFADGMVLQRNKPIPVWGWADANEKIEVHFKQQTKTITADATGKWMVKLDAEKAGGPFVLSIKGKNQIVLKDVLVGEVWICSGQSNMEFQMYKLPDFETQKAQATNVMIRQFLVAQDLSGTPKEELKEGKWTNANAENIKDFTAVGYFFAQKIYAELKIPIGIVNTSWGGTCVETWTSREALANNNEFKNSVDHIPQVNMDAVFETYKKSLLDNIQKVQGFEVSLNNENQFKTSDFNDSKWPEIKIPSLWENQQIGNIDGVVWMRKSIVLTAQQAQQGAVLHLSKIDDEDVTYVNGVQVGTNKLWDAPRKYSIPSGVLKEGINVIAVRITDYTGGGGIYGDASDLKLTFNDSEIKIDGAWKFNVVQVKIAISPNSFPSLLYNAMVNPLIPYAFQGVLWYQGEANVWRAHQYKKAFPLLIQDWRTQWGQGDFPFYYVQLSTFDEFGGNSNKGSRWAELREAQSETLHIKNTGMAVTTDIGNAKDIHPTNKKDVGLRLAAIALNNLYGQKGVFGGPIYKAQQIKGNQIVLTFDAIGGGLATPNNVPLKGFEIAGADKVFYSAKAFIKDNKIMVSTDEVLNPVAVRYGWADDDTEVNLFNKEKFPASPFRTDNWELITANEKYKINP